A DNA window from Nitratidesulfovibrio sp. SRB-5 contains the following coding sequences:
- a CDS encoding methyltransferase domain-containing protein, which produces MARAVRDRFIAVAQGPEGKFRYPVGDAGLAGLGYDGALTDRLPAAVRAHFCGVGNPFAAVDACVWPPVCLLPPPPPAGYPSAAGSGVPGDIFCDMPDAELDAPVRFGDNSDDGADNAAGDGSPAAPRDRCLPPELAACPVRPGDAVLDVGCGAGVDTLCAALLAGPDGAVTGADASPHMLDRARANLAATNAATAPVTPPVGRVPTPSGPDLSGPDPLGPDLSGPDPLGPDRQSARIRFVETGAECLPFASGSFDVVISNGVFSLIVDKPAALREIHRVLRPGGRLRLADQMLDGPAPQGADVVSSWFR; this is translated from the coding sequence GTGGCCCGCGCCGTGCGCGACCGCTTCATCGCCGTGGCCCAGGGGCCGGAGGGCAAGTTCCGCTATCCGGTGGGTGACGCCGGGCTGGCTGGCCTTGGCTATGACGGGGCGCTGACCGACCGTCTGCCCGCCGCCGTGCGCGCCCATTTCTGCGGCGTGGGCAACCCCTTCGCCGCCGTGGACGCCTGCGTGTGGCCGCCGGTGTGCCTGCTGCCGCCACCGCCGCCCGCCGGATACCCCTCCGCTGCGGGCAGCGGCGTGCCCGGCGATATCTTTTGCGACATGCCGGACGCGGAACTGGATGCCCCGGTGCGCTTTGGCGACAATAGCGACGACGGGGCTGACAACGCGGCTGGTGACGGCAGCCCCGCCGCCCCCCGCGACCGCTGCCTGCCGCCGGAACTGGCCGCCTGCCCGGTGCGCCCCGGAGATGCCGTGCTGGACGTGGGCTGCGGCGCGGGGGTGGACACCCTGTGCGCCGCCCTGCTGGCCGGGCCGGACGGCGCGGTGACCGGTGCCGACGCCAGCCCGCACATGCTGGACCGCGCCCGCGCCAATCTGGCCGCCACCAATGCCGCAACGGCCCCAGTCACGCCCCCGGTGGGGCGCGTCCCGACCCCGTCCGGGCCAGACTTGTCCGGGCCAGACCCGTTGGGACCAGACTTGTCCGGGCCAGACCCGTTGGGACCAGACCGCCAGTCCGCCCGGATCCGCTTCGTGGAAACCGGGGCCGAGTGCCTGCCCTTTGCCTCCGGCAGCTTCGACGTGGTCATTTCCAACGGGGTGTTCAGCCTGATAGTGGACAAGCCCGCCGCATTGCGCGAAATCCACAGGGTGCTGCGGCCCGGTGGCCGCCTGCGCCTAGCCGACCAGATGCTGGACGGTCCCGCCCCGCAGGGCGCGGACGTGGTGTCCAGCTGGTTTCGCTGA
- a CDS encoding anaerobic nitric oxide reductase flavorubredoxin, whose translation MQLTNRVHWVGKIDWELRTFHGQEYSTHKGSSYNAYLVRDPGGRTALIETVWGPYAREFVDNLAKVVDLSSIDYVVANHGEPDHSGSLPELMRHIPKTPVYCSANGVKSLKGQYHADWDFRVMRTGDRLSLGSCELVFVEMPMLHWPDSMMCYLTGENVLFSNDAFGQHYASELMFADLVDECELWAEAIKYYANILTPFSPLVTKKIDEVLALGLAVDMICPSHGVIWRKDPLQIVQRYQQWAANYAEHQLTVVYDTMWNSTRRMAEAIAAGAVQADPTLTVKLFNSGLVDKNDIITQIFRSKVLAVGSPTVNRGVLTSVAGLLEEVEGLKFRGKKAAAFGSYGWSGESPKVLAERLAKCGFSQVGDPAREAWNPDDEGLERCRALGRQLAEAAGE comes from the coding sequence ATGCAACTCACCAACCGCGTCCACTGGGTGGGCAAGATCGACTGGGAACTGCGCACCTTTCACGGGCAGGAATACTCCACCCACAAGGGCTCCAGCTACAACGCCTACCTGGTGCGCGACCCCGGTGGCCGCACCGCGCTCATCGAGACGGTGTGGGGGCCGTACGCCCGCGAATTCGTGGATAATCTGGCGAAGGTGGTGGACCTTTCGTCCATCGACTATGTGGTGGCCAACCACGGCGAGCCGGACCACAGCGGTTCACTGCCGGAGTTGATGCGCCACATCCCCAAGACGCCGGTGTACTGCTCTGCCAACGGGGTCAAATCGCTGAAGGGCCAGTACCACGCGGACTGGGACTTCCGGGTGATGCGCACCGGCGACAGGCTTTCGCTGGGCAGTTGCGAACTGGTGTTCGTGGAAATGCCCATGCTCCACTGGCCCGATTCCATGATGTGCTACCTGACCGGCGAAAACGTGCTGTTCAGCAACGACGCCTTCGGCCAGCACTACGCCTCGGAACTGATGTTCGCGGACCTTGTGGACGAGTGCGAACTGTGGGCGGAGGCCATCAAGTACTACGCCAACATCCTTACCCCGTTCAGCCCGCTGGTGACCAAGAAGATCGACGAGGTGCTGGCCCTGGGCCTTGCCGTGGACATGATCTGCCCCAGCCACGGGGTGATCTGGCGCAAGGACCCGTTGCAGATCGTGCAGCGCTACCAGCAATGGGCGGCCAACTACGCCGAGCACCAGTTGACCGTAGTGTACGACACCATGTGGAATTCCACCCGGCGCATGGCCGAGGCCATCGCCGCCGGGGCTGTGCAGGCCGACCCCACGCTGACGGTGAAGCTGTTCAATTCCGGGCTGGTGGACAAGAACGACATCATCACCCAGATCTTCCGGTCCAAGGTGCTGGCCGTGGGGTCGCCCACGGTGAACCGGGGCGTGCTGACCTCCGTGGCGGGCCTGCTGGAAGAGGTGGAAGGGCTGAAGTTCCGGGGCAAGAAGGCCGCCGCCTTCGGCTCGTACGGTTGGAGCGGCGAATCGCCCAAGGTGCTGGCCGAACGGCTGGCCAAGTGCGGCTTCTCGCAGGTGGGCGACCCGGCCCGCGAGGCCTGGAACCCCGACGACGAAGGGCTGGAACGCTGCCGCGCCCTGGGCCGCCAGCTGGCCGAGGCCGCCGGGGAATAG
- a CDS encoding hydantoinase/oxoprolinase N-terminal domain-containing protein yields the protein MTSQADTPAASNAPHQPHQQDQIAGADRSDQPNRPIRPIRPVRYVMGVDTGGTCTDAVLVDAATHRVVASAKRPTTHHDLGRGMAGAMAAALASSGLPASAVDLVSVSTTLATNAVVEGQGAEVGLFIIGYAGRITVPCASMDAIPGGHKLDGSEEEPLALNRLVDAIRLMQNRVDAYAVCGMMSFVNPAHELVAERAIGMVDPKPVFCSHLASSRAGMKERAATAVLNARLLPVMRRFLDGVRTALEDLGIAAPVVVVRGDATAMPMDAALRNASATVASGPAAMAGYGAAHAASRLPNGNDDAGRLPNGDEDAGNADGKEHAIPAGANAGKDVASPATAPNTSPDASANTGTPPPPDALIVDVGGTTTDVTLLRRGRPVIQADGMVVGDWETHVEAVEMFTVGVGGDSLVRPDADGTLSVGPLRVVPLCMAGPLPDPAQWLRAGGLARCICPARREDACDEKEGAAQSAPSAPSAPSGPFADAAERAVLDHLNAHGPTPAGDLLRALRLPESTLERAIDRLARQRAVQVAGFTPTDALHVLGLLDLSDVPDLPPGAGNAAAALAGARALAALLPPVAGGEDVRGKDARGDAEAGAETAAASATVPGALHTTPNTSPNTPPNTPQDAARAVLAAASQRIEDAVVQHVARREVGGNFAAYLAQRHRHALLRVNVSLGVPMVGIGAASRHLLPAVARALGTTVTFPARYDVGNALGAALLALGEGHAAGA from the coding sequence ATGACCAGCCAAGCCGACACCCCCGCCGCCAGCAACGCCCCCCATCAGCCCCATCAACAGGACCAGATCGCCGGGGCCGACCGATCCGACCAACCCAACCGGCCCATTCGGCCCATCCGGCCCGTGCGCTACGTCATGGGCGTGGACACCGGCGGCACCTGCACCGACGCCGTGCTGGTGGACGCCGCCACCCACCGGGTGGTGGCATCGGCCAAGCGGCCCACCACCCATCACGACCTTGGCCGGGGCATGGCCGGGGCCATGGCCGCCGCGCTGGCCTCGTCCGGCCTGCCCGCCAGCGCCGTGGACCTGGTCTCCGTGTCCACCACCCTCGCCACCAACGCCGTGGTGGAAGGGCAGGGGGCCGAGGTGGGGCTGTTCATCATCGGCTACGCCGGGCGCATCACCGTGCCCTGCGCCTCCATGGACGCCATCCCTGGCGGTCACAAGCTGGACGGCTCGGAAGAGGAGCCGCTGGCGCTGAACCGGCTGGTGGACGCCATCCGCCTGATGCAGAACCGGGTGGACGCCTACGCCGTGTGCGGCATGATGAGCTTCGTGAACCCGGCCCACGAACTGGTGGCGGAGCGGGCCATCGGCATGGTGGACCCCAAGCCGGTGTTCTGCTCGCATCTGGCCAGTTCGCGCGCGGGCATGAAGGAGCGCGCGGCCACGGCGGTGCTCAACGCCCGCCTGCTGCCGGTGATGCGCCGTTTTCTGGACGGGGTGCGCACCGCGCTGGAGGATCTGGGCATTGCCGCCCCGGTGGTGGTGGTGCGCGGCGACGCCACGGCCATGCCCATGGACGCGGCCCTGCGCAACGCATCTGCCACCGTGGCCAGCGGCCCCGCCGCCATGGCCGGGTACGGCGCGGCGCATGCAGCCAGCAGGCTGCCAAATGGAAATGATGACGCCGGCAGGCTGCCAAATGGGGATGAAGACGCCGGAAACGCGGACGGAAAGGAACACGCGATACCGGCAGGCGCAAACGCGGGCAAGGACGTGGCTTCGCCCGCCACGGCCCCGAACACATCGCCGGATGCATCGGCAAACACCGGCACCCCGCCACCGCCGGACGCCCTCATCGTGGACGTGGGCGGCACCACCACCGACGTCACCCTGCTGCGCCGGGGCCGCCCGGTCATCCAGGCCGACGGCATGGTGGTGGGCGACTGGGAAACCCACGTGGAAGCCGTGGAAATGTTCACTGTGGGCGTGGGGGGCGACAGCCTGGTGCGACCGGATGCGGACGGCACGCTGTCCGTGGGGCCGTTGCGGGTGGTGCCGCTGTGCATGGCCGGTCCCCTGCCGGACCCGGCACAATGGCTGCGCGCCGGGGGTCTGGCGCGGTGCATCTGTCCCGCGCGCCGTGAGGACGCATGCGATGAAAAGGAGGGGGCTGCCCAGTCCGCGCCATCCGCCCCGTCCGCTCCATCAGGCCCATTCGCTGACGCCGCCGAACGCGCTGTGCTGGACCACCTGAACGCCCACGGCCCCACCCCGGCGGGCGACCTGCTACGCGCGCTGCGCCTGCCGGAAAGCACGCTGGAGCGGGCCATCGACCGGCTGGCGCGCCAGCGTGCCGTGCAGGTGGCCGGGTTCACCCCCACAGATGCCCTGCACGTGCTGGGCCTGCTGGATCTTTCCGATGTGCCTGATCTGCCGCCCGGAGCGGGCAATGCCGCCGCCGCACTGGCCGGGGCGCGGGCGCTGGCCGCACTGCTGCCGCCCGTTGCGGGGGGCGAGGATGTCCGGGGCAAGGACGCGCGGGGTGATGCCGAGGCCGGGGCGGAGACCGCCGCCGCGTCGGCAACCGTTCCCGGCGCTCTGCACACCACGCCCAATACCTCGCCCAATACCCCACCCAACACCCCACAGGACGCGGCCCGCGCCGTGCTGGCCGCCGCCAGCCAGCGCATTGAGGATGCCGTGGTCCAGCATGTGGCCCGGCGCGAGGTGGGCGGCAACTTCGCGGCCTATCTGGCCCAGCGGCACCGGCATGCCCTGCTGCGGGTCAACGTGTCGCTGGGGGTGCCCATGGTGGGCATCGGCGCGGCATCGCGCCACCTGCTGCCAGCCGTGGCGCGTGCGCTGGGCACAACGGTTACCTTTCCGGCCCGCTACGACGTGGGCAACGCCCTGGGGGCGGCCCTGCTGGCGCTGGGTGAAGGGCATGCCGCCGGGGCGTGA
- a CDS encoding Hsp20/alpha crystallin family protein, with protein MKLDALHPRNWFRRSAEREDAGSDRHDDGRLAAPVPYDVECANEKEKIRRLMELAGAEELLYETLPHQPAECGFEGTRRLAVDIAVEDDAYLVMADVPGLVRMSAGDRGNGGIGDESHTPVDTPGHNAGVDVRVDGRRLFITGRMGPSPQDKGRGWQRMERRTGTFRRILVLPDDAVAEGIATALENGVLTVSIPRASSEECVWVPGEDAPRAGCHA; from the coding sequence ATGAAACTGGACGCACTGCACCCCCGGAACTGGTTCCGCAGGAGTGCCGAACGCGAAGACGCCGGTTCCGACCGGCATGATGATGGACGCCTTGCGGCTCCCGTTCCCTACGATGTGGAATGCGCCAACGAAAAGGAAAAGATCCGCAGGCTCATGGAACTGGCAGGGGCGGAAGAACTGCTGTACGAAACCCTGCCCCATCAGCCCGCCGAATGCGGGTTTGAGGGTACCCGCCGCCTGGCCGTGGACATCGCGGTTGAGGACGACGCCTACCTCGTGATGGCCGATGTGCCCGGTCTGGTCCGCATGTCGGCCGGAGACAGGGGCAACGGCGGGATCGGCGACGAGAGCCACACGCCGGTCGACACCCCCGGCCACAACGCGGGGGTAGACGTGCGGGTGGACGGCAGACGGCTGTTCATCACGGGCCGCATGGGCCCCTCGCCGCAGGACAAGGGGCGCGGCTGGCAACGCATGGAACGCAGGACCGGCACCTTCAGGCGCATTCTGGTGCTGCCGGATGACGCCGTGGCCGAGGGCATAGCCACGGCCCTTGAAAATGGCGTGCTGACCGTCAGCATCCCCCGCGCCTCGTCCGAGGAATGCGTGTGGGTGCCCGGAGAAGACGCGCCGCGCGCCGGGTGCCACGCCTGA
- a CDS encoding tRNA-binding protein, with translation MTTPAAASGLPAITWDDFEKVELRTGTIVQVEPFPEARSPAWKVWADFGPGIGVLKSSARITHLYEADDLLGRQIIGVVNFPARQIGPFRSEFLVTGFAQADGSVVLAVPERPVDNGLKLA, from the coding sequence ATGACCACCCCGGCCGCCGCTTCCGGCCTGCCCGCCATCACCTGGGACGACTTCGAGAAGGTGGAACTGCGCACCGGCACCATCGTGCAGGTGGAACCGTTTCCAGAGGCCCGCAGCCCCGCGTGGAAGGTGTGGGCCGACTTCGGGCCGGGCATCGGCGTGCTGAAGTCCAGCGCGCGCATCACCCACCTGTACGAGGCGGACGACCTGCTGGGCCGCCAGATCATCGGCGTGGTGAACTTTCCGGCCCGGCAGATCGGGCCGTTCCGCTCGGAATTCCTGGTCACCGGCTTCGCGCAGGCGGACGGCAGCGTGGTGCTGGCCGTGCCGGAGCGGCCCGTGGACAACGGCCTGAAGCTGGCCTAG
- a CDS encoding methyl-accepting chemotaxis protein: MRNVRIGTRLVSCFIFVALLSMGLGIAGYVSMREQLAAQTELSDVYLPGIEALAQARFNLRNVTVAHRTLLIPDLADRPRQYKNLADAVAAYKSGIARYEAIEHGASEQAEWREFLDSLAVFERDMAEAAALIGDWERSPSDDAAHDKAATLVLGPVTERSRALFKELGDVISVNMASAKTQQQSAAQTAAGRRTVISVLMVAVPALALLAGVLLTVSIVRPLRRGVVFASAVAEGRLDTRLDINQRDEVGQLADSLRTMVDNLKSKIGEAEAATRDAGAEAERARAAMAQAEEATRRAQSARREGMLAAAGQLQGVVEVVGSASEQLSAQIGQSTQGAAVQSQRVAETAAAMEEMNATVLEVARNASQAADTAERARSKADTGAAVVGRVVEEIGTVERQAVALKDDMADLGRQADGIGKIMNVISDIADQTNLLALNAAIEAARAGDAGRGFAVVADEVRKLAEKTMQATREVGEAITGIQQGTRRNVEHVERAVASIEEATGLAGSSGEALREIVTLVEQATDQVRSIATASEQQSAASEEINRAVDEINRISGETTDGMHQSARAVEELATQALSLRKLIERMQHDEA, translated from the coding sequence ATGCGCAACGTCAGAATCGGCACCCGTCTCGTTTCCTGTTTCATCTTCGTCGCCCTGCTGTCCATGGGCCTCGGCATCGCGGGCTACGTCAGCATGCGCGAACAACTGGCCGCGCAGACGGAACTTTCCGACGTGTACCTGCCCGGCATAGAGGCGCTGGCCCAGGCCCGCTTCAACCTGCGCAACGTCACGGTGGCCCACCGCACCCTGCTCATCCCCGACCTGGCCGACCGGCCCCGCCAGTACAAGAACCTTGCGGACGCCGTGGCGGCCTACAAATCGGGCATCGCCCGGTACGAGGCCATAGAGCACGGCGCCTCCGAACAGGCCGAATGGCGCGAATTCCTGGACAGCCTTGCCGTGTTCGAGCGCGACATGGCCGAGGCCGCCGCCCTCATCGGCGACTGGGAACGCAGCCCCTCGGACGACGCGGCACACGACAAGGCCGCCACCCTCGTGCTGGGTCCGGTCACGGAGCGCAGCCGCGCGCTGTTCAAGGAACTGGGCGACGTCATCTCCGTGAACATGGCCTCCGCCAAGACCCAGCAGCAGTCCGCCGCCCAGACCGCCGCCGGGCGCCGCACGGTGATCTCGGTGCTGATGGTGGCCGTGCCCGCCCTGGCATTGCTGGCGGGCGTGCTGCTGACCGTCTCCATCGTCAGGCCCCTGCGGCGCGGGGTGGTGTTTGCCTCTGCCGTGGCCGAAGGGCGGCTGGACACCCGGCTGGACATCAACCAGCGCGACGAAGTGGGCCAACTGGCCGACAGCCTGCGCACCATGGTGGACAACCTGAAGTCCAAGATCGGCGAGGCCGAGGCCGCCACCCGCGACGCCGGGGCAGAGGCGGAACGCGCCCGCGCGGCCATGGCCCAGGCCGAAGAAGCCACCCGCCGCGCCCAGTCTGCCCGGCGCGAGGGCATGCTGGCCGCCGCCGGACAGTTGCAGGGCGTGGTGGAGGTGGTGGGGTCCGCATCCGAACAGCTTTCCGCCCAGATAGGCCAGTCCACCCAGGGCGCCGCCGTGCAATCGCAGCGCGTGGCCGAAACCGCCGCCGCCATGGAAGAAATGAACGCCACCGTGCTCGAGGTGGCCCGCAACGCCTCGCAGGCGGCGGACACCGCCGAGCGCGCCAGGTCCAAGGCCGATACCGGCGCCGCCGTGGTGGGCCGGGTGGTGGAGGAAATCGGCACCGTGGAACGCCAGGCCGTGGCCCTGAAGGACGACATGGCCGACCTTGGCCGCCAGGCCGACGGCATCGGCAAGATCATGAACGTGATTTCGGACATCGCTGACCAGACCAACCTGCTGGCGCTCAACGCCGCCATCGAGGCGGCCCGCGCCGGTGACGCCGGGCGCGGATTCGCCGTGGTGGCCGACGAGGTGCGCAAGCTGGCCGAAAAGACCATGCAGGCCACCCGCGAAGTGGGCGAGGCCATTACCGGCATCCAGCAGGGCACCCGGCGCAACGTGGAACACGTGGAGCGCGCCGTGGCCTCCATTGAGGAAGCCACCGGCCTTGCGGGCAGTTCCGGCGAGGCGCTGCGCGAAATCGTGACCCTGGTGGAACAGGCCACCGACCAGGTGCGCTCCATCGCCACGGCCAGCGAGCAGCAATCCGCCGCCAGCGAGGAAATCAACCGCGCCGTGGACGAGATCAACCGCATCTCGGGCGAAACCACGGACGGCATGCACCAGTCGGCCCGCGCGGTGGAGGAACTGGCAACCCAGGCCCTTTCGCTGCGCAAGCTCATCGAACGGATGCAGCACGACGAGGCATAA